ATCACGCAATATATCTGTAATCATGTATGCTGTATAGTCATTCATCGCTACCACTGATTCATGGTCGTAGGATTTCTTCGAACCATCGCGATATTCGATTTCAATAATAGCATATGGATCATTATAAATCCCATTATTTCCAAATGCAGCGTAGGATGCAGCCATTTGGATAGGGGAAATATTAATATTACCGCCACCTATAGCATCTGATTCAAATACATTTTCGGCTTCGATTCCTAATTTTGAAATGAATTGTTTTGCTTGATCATGGCCTACTTCATTTAAAGTTTTTACTGCAGGTATGTTACGTGAAGCATAAAGTGCTTCACGAATTGTCATTGTTCCTAAATATTTTCCATCCCAGTTTCCAATTTGTTGATTTGAGTTTTGGTATGTCATCGGTTCATCAACTGTTGTATGACCTGTTGACCATTTTAAATACTCAATAGCCGGACCGTAATCGAGTAAAGGCTTCATCGTAGAACCTGGTGCACGTTTCGTTAAGTCTTCAGCATAGTTAAATCCACGGTCAGCACCAAAATTACGTCCGCCACCTATTGCTCGAATAGCCCCAGTTTTTGTATCTACAACTGCTACCCCTGATTGTATAGTTTCGGTAGGGAAGTTCGCCGGATTATTCATCACGTTTTCAACAACGGTTTGAGCATTTGGATCAAGGGTTGTATACACTTTAATACCCTCAGATAATAAGTCTCCATCACCATTTGCTTCAAGTTCATTTAAAACAACATCAAGGAAAGCATCATACTGTGAACCCGCCACTGTTTGACGTTCTTCTTCAGGTAATAATCGAGTCGTAACGTCTATTTCTTTTGCAGCAGCAGCTTGTTCTTCGGTAATTTTCTCATGCTGTACCATTAAATCAAGAACTAAGTCACGGCGTTGTTGCGCTCGTTCTGGATTTTTAAATGGATTATAAGCGTTAGGACTTTGAGGCATACCTGCAAGGAGTGCCATTTCATCCAATTCTAATTCATTTAGCTCTTTTCCGAAGAAATAGTTGGCAGCTGTACCAAATCCATAAATTCTACCAGACATTAAAATTTTGTTGAAATACATTTCGAAAATTTCTTCTTTTGAATATCGTTGCTCTAATTGAATAGCAAGCCACGCTTCCTGAGCTTTACGTTCTAAATTTTTCTCATTTGTAAAGAATGAATTCTTTACTACTTGTTGTGTAATCGTACTACCACCCTGGGATCCAAATCCACCTCGAACATTGGCAACAACTGCACCCATAGTACGCCATATATCTACACCAAAATGGCTAAAGAAGCGCACATCCTCAGTTGCAAGTATAGCGTCAATCATTGGTTGCGGAATATCGTCATATGCAACATATTTCCTTTCTACAGCACCGGTTGTAGCAAATAATTCACCATTTATATCGTAAAACTCAGCTGAAATTGGATCCTTCAATAGCTCCTCATCCAGTGGCGGCGCTGAAGATACATAATAAAAGAATAAACCGACACCGAATAAAAATCCTGCTAAGCCAATAGCAAGAATTGAAAGTAAAATACGTTTAATCCATATTTTTGCTGGGGATTTTTGTGATTTACGTGCCTTTGCTCGTTCACGTTTTAAATCCTCACGTGTTCTTTTTTCTGTCAAAATAATCTCCTCACTTTACAAACTAGCATTCTTTGTTTGTAATCATCTTTTCAATAATAGATAAATAATCGATACGTGGGTTATAACCTGGAGATATTTCATAAGTATTTGATTCAAAGACTTTTAATGGAATGGATTTAGCTCCACCACGTTCCATATTATTCCACGCTTCTAATAATACCGTAAAAGGTAAAATGAAATATCTTTCTAGCTTTGAGAATCTTACAATTGTAAAAGAAATACCTTTTTGATTTGATACATCCTCCATATGTTTAATTTGATGTGCATGTACATTTTTTAGCGGAAAAGAGGTTTTACTCTCGGTTTCCTTTGCTTCAAAATCTATATAGTAGCCATTCCATACGCCATTATAATCCGTTGTAGAAGGTGTTCGAAAATATGCTTCTCGAATAACAGCTGCACTTCTCTTCGGATATTCTACATTGACGATTTGTACAGGAACAGGTTTCTTATGAATCACAGCTATTTGCCTATTTAAATAGAAGTTATTTGTTTCATTAAGCTCATCTTCTAGAGTTTTTCCACGATTGCTAAAAGAAATGTCATTCTTTTTTTGTCCTGTATCCTTTTTCGCAATACCTTCTACTTGTGGCTTATATATTTTGCCATTTGGATAACGGATTGTCATGAAATCACCCTTCTTTAAAATGATAACCAATAAATATATTAATTTTAACACAAAGTAAAAAAATTCAATTATCGAGTTGTTTGTTATTAGCTGTAAATCAATTCTGTTGGATTCTAAGGATGGATAGTCGAAACGCATCGCTCATCTGCTGAGAAATTCTTAAGGTGGGGATAGCTCAAAGTTACTATATAAAATAATAGCGAATTTTTTATACTTTTATCATCCCTTGTCTAGTTTTGACATACCGAAAGGGATTTCCCTCTTTGTACGGAATAGTAAATGGACAAAGGAGGCGGTTAATTTGAATAAAATTCAAATGCTACTATCACAAATTGATTGTATTGATCAAATGATTACTGTCAAAATAGAAAATGAACGAAATGCGATGAATGATGAATTTTTTACCAAACTAGTTAATACTCATCAAAAAGTAAGCTTAGCAGAAAAGCATTTTCATGTAAAGAATACTTGTTCTCCTTCTTAGTAGTGATTCCTGACCGTTTTTGGTAAACTAATAACTATAGAATGCTAAAAGTTTGAGGTAAACCAAAATGGAATTAGTTAAAATAACAAAACAATTAATATTAGAGTGTGAAGCATCTATTAATCGTTTTTACCAAATGAGAGAGATGGATGCAACACCTCTATTTTTTGATGAAGTAAAACCTTATGCAGATAAAATTCAAGCCCTTTTAATAGAATTTCAACAACTAGCCAATCAGTGGATCAAAGAAAACAATCCTAAATATATGCACGAAATTCAAATTTCAAATGCTGCTGATGCTATGAATCAATTTATAGTGCAATCCTTTTATAAACAAACAAGCAAAAAAAGATTTATTCAATCTGTTCAATCGGTGCAATATACATTGACAACATTTTTGCGTTACTTAGAGGTAGGTGACAAAGATGGAATTTAGCAAAAAGAAATCAATTGATGAAATCGTTCAACAATGGAAAAGCGACGAAGAATTAAAAA
Above is a genomic segment from Lysinibacillus sp. PLM2 containing:
- the ponA gene encoding penicillin-binding protein 1A/1B — protein: MTEKRTREDLKRERAKARKSQKSPAKIWIKRILLSILAIGLAGFLFGVGLFFYYVSSAPPLDEELLKDPISAEFYDINGELFATTGAVERKYVAYDDIPQPMIDAILATEDVRFFSHFGVDIWRTMGAVVANVRGGFGSQGGSTITQQVVKNSFFTNEKNLERKAQEAWLAIQLEQRYSKEEIFEMYFNKILMSGRIYGFGTAANYFFGKELNELELDEMALLAGMPQSPNAYNPFKNPERAQQRRDLVLDLMVQHEKITEEQAAAAKEIDVTTRLLPEEERQTVAGSQYDAFLDVVLNELEANGDGDLLSEGIKVYTTLDPNAQTVVENVMNNPANFPTETIQSGVAVVDTKTGAIRAIGGGRNFGADRGFNYAEDLTKRAPGSTMKPLLDYGPAIEYLKWSTGHTTVDEPMTYQNSNQQIGNWDGKYLGTMTIREALYASRNIPAVKTLNEVGHDQAKQFISKLGIEAENVFESDAIGGGNINISPIQMAASYAAFGNNGIYNDPYAIIEIEYRDGSKKSYDHESVVAMNDYTAYMITDILRDVVGNKPNASGTAANVPGLDLAGKTGTTNYSADDFANFNLPNSAVPDSWFAGYTTNYSIAIWSGYPERKDPITTWDERRLPQTLFKSIMSQISENVDTPSFTKPSSVVEATIEIGSNPLKLASEFTPDELRATELFVKGTEPTEVSEEYEKIELNAPTNLKANYNNLWSVVDLTWEFTPPETDEDEEIPISFEITMAQDGEEPVVVDSTEDTQISIPNIEVDRNYTFSVVAVSEDVRSEPASVTITIENPIDVPIVDDPSMDFDDDQGNGDGDGDGDQENDNNNGNNGNQDNQNDNNGEPAGDDDSLIDDVVSPVLPTNPNSPGRGNRNGE
- the recU gene encoding Holliday junction resolvase RecU; translation: MTIRYPNGKIYKPQVEGIAKKDTGQKKNDISFSNRGKTLEDELNETNNFYLNRQIAVIHKKPVPVQIVNVEYPKRSAAVIREAYFRTPSTTDYNGVWNGYYIDFEAKETESKTSFPLKNVHAHQIKHMEDVSNQKGISFTIVRFSKLERYFILPFTVLLEAWNNMERGGAKSIPLKVFESNTYEISPGYNPRIDYLSIIEKMITNKEC